The Kineothrix sp. MB12-C1 genome includes a window with the following:
- a CDS encoding TetR/AcrR family transcriptional regulator, translating into MNKRETILEAALREFSRNNFENASVNKIIKDANTSKGNFYHYFSNKEELYIVLLKDAWRKKVEFMNDADENDIFSFLQKQVLAGIQFSKENPEYYQLSRRFAKEKNTDIYNRVLTEITWESNDIRLGSFTEMKYDRSTISDEFPEEFVDDFILFVWDNINELIKENDDISKIEEKLLLIIKVLKNGLEQKQ; encoded by the coding sequence ATGAATAAGAGAGAAACCATATTAGAGGCGGCATTAAGAGAATTCAGCAGAAATAACTTTGAAAATGCATCCGTCAATAAGATCATCAAAGATGCGAATACCAGTAAAGGAAACTTTTATCATTATTTTAGCAATAAGGAAGAACTATATATCGTATTATTAAAAGATGCTTGGAGAAAAAAGGTAGAATTTATGAATGACGCTGATGAGAATGATATTTTTTCTTTTTTACAAAAGCAGGTGCTGGCAGGCATACAGTTTTCAAAAGAAAATCCGGAATACTACCAACTGAGCAGGAGATTTGCAAAAGAAAAAAATACGGATATATATAACCGTGTATTAACAGAAATTACGTGGGAATCCAATGATATAAGACTGGGCTCTTTTACTGAAATGAAATATGATAGATCTACGATTAGTGATGAATTTCCCGAAGAGTTTGTAGACGATTTCATATTATTTGTATGGGATAATATCAATGAATTGATTAAAGAAAATGATGATATATCGAAGATAGAGGAAAAACTTCTTCTCATAATCAAGGTATTGAAGAATGGATTAGAACAAAAGCAGTAA
- a CDS encoding MFS transporter — MNTVQKIKTLKKHPLIELLKNNKGNPKTLILMEPLWGIPYNLIAPFATLYMYTQGITDVQIGLILSVSMFVQVLFSFMGGVITDKLGRKVTTMMGDFFGWSVACLIWAISNNFWLFLIAVLLNSFEQINQTAWFCLLIEDADSKDLLGIYTWVNIGGLVAIFFAPISGLLINSFSVVPVVRVLYLVFCVNMLIKVIITFRHCDETRQGKIRMTETKDTSILQMVYEYKDLIPKVLKDKEIMKVLIVSVILHITNLINTNFFSLYVTQRLGIEDRYLAFFPILNAAVMLIFMVGIQHRLEFVKFRIPMWIGLVLYAACSILLIVTPIGSMPFIIIYVFVVAVASALVMPRKDTLLQLTINPKERARINALIMAFTIAFASPFGYFAGWLSSIDRRLPFVFTFIIFIVAIIIVGRIRDPEFAKEHN, encoded by the coding sequence ATGAATACAGTACAAAAAATAAAAACGCTGAAGAAGCACCCGCTCATTGAATTATTAAAAAATAACAAAGGAAATCCCAAAACTCTAATTTTAATGGAGCCTCTCTGGGGTATCCCTTATAACTTAATAGCCCCTTTTGCCACGCTATATATGTATACGCAGGGAATAACGGATGTTCAAATCGGACTGATTCTGTCGGTCTCTATGTTTGTTCAAGTGCTTTTTTCTTTTATGGGAGGTGTTATCACCGATAAGTTAGGGCGTAAAGTCACAACTATGATGGGTGATTTCTTTGGCTGGAGCGTTGCTTGTCTGATATGGGCGATTTCAAATAATTTCTGGCTCTTTTTGATTGCAGTTTTGCTTAATAGTTTTGAGCAGATTAACCAAACGGCATGGTTTTGTTTGCTGATTGAAGATGCGGATTCCAAAGACTTATTAGGAATATACACTTGGGTGAATATAGGAGGTCTAGTTGCAATATTTTTTGCACCAATTTCGGGCTTGTTGATAAATTCCTTTTCCGTAGTTCCGGTCGTTCGTGTTTTATATTTGGTTTTCTGTGTGAATATGCTCATTAAGGTGATTATTACTTTTCGGCATTGTGATGAGACCAGGCAAGGAAAGATTCGTATGACCGAGACGAAAGATACCTCTATTTTGCAAATGGTATATGAGTACAAGGATCTTATACCCAAGGTCCTGAAAGATAAAGAGATTATGAAAGTGCTTATCGTTTCTGTGATATTACATATAACGAATCTTATCAACACCAACTTCTTTAGCCTGTATGTAACACAAAGATTGGGGATAGAAGACCGCTATCTGGCTTTTTTCCCTATTTTGAATGCGGCTGTGATGCTGATTTTTATGGTTGGAATACAGCATCGTCTGGAATTCGTGAAATTCCGTATACCTATGTGGATTGGTCTGGTATTGTATGCTGCGTGCTCGATTCTTCTGATAGTGACCCCAATCGGCAGTATGCCGTTTATTATTATTTATGTTTTTGTTGTAGCGGTAGCGAGTGCACTTGTAATGCCGCGTAAAGACACCTTACTTCAACTGACCATTAACCCGAAGGAGCGGGCTCGTATTAACGCTTTAATCATGGCCTTTACCATCGCTTTTGCTTCACCCTTCGGTTACTTTGCCGGATGGTTATCGAGTATTGACCGCCGCTTGCCATTTGTATTTACATTTATTATTTTCATTGTGGCAATCATCATTGTCGGTCGTATCCGTGATCCTGAATTTGCTAAAGAGCATAATTGA
- a CDS encoding alpha/beta hydrolase: protein MNGIENFKEKYPKQTLEIMGKPFSFRYYKNPHSDVTLVLLVGGLGLSDLLAKHFEAFSQRYSVISFDYPADYPNIQSLTDAIAALMRELGIRAYFVGQSLGGFMAQIIAKNHPEVVEGLVLSNTGTLSSELNKEGAQCFYDMLKRIDKSLFIMKFLPFGFVKKQMKKAVLSKTSTQLSEAEKEIMADLCDEMVVSLTKKYQIHMSLLLKDLQNHWNMERADFVHLKGKILLILSDDDDTFNESVKDTLISIMPEPVVVTDILGGHLALMLKFDRYLQTIVQFIDA, encoded by the coding sequence ATGAATGGCATAGAAAATTTCAAAGAAAAATATCCAAAGCAAACGCTTGAGATTATGGGAAAGCCTTTTTCGTTTCGTTACTATAAGAATCCGCATAGCGATGTGACCTTGGTCTTGCTGGTCGGTGGATTGGGTCTATCCGATTTGCTGGCAAAGCATTTTGAGGCGTTTTCACAGAGATATTCCGTTATTTCTTTTGATTACCCGGCAGATTATCCCAACATACAATCACTGACGGATGCAATAGCTGCTCTGATGAGAGAGCTGGGTATTCGAGCCTATTTTGTCGGACAGTCTTTAGGTGGCTTTATGGCACAAATCATTGCGAAAAATCATCCGGAAGTCGTAGAAGGCCTTGTTCTGTCGAACACTGGTACCCTCTCATCGGAGTTGAATAAGGAGGGTGCACAATGCTTTTATGATATGCTTAAAAGAATTGACAAATCACTCTTTATAATGAAGTTTTTGCCTTTTGGGTTTGTAAAAAAGCAAATGAAGAAAGCTGTTTTAAGCAAAACAAGCACCCAACTGTCTGAAGCTGAAAAAGAAATAATGGCTGATCTTTGTGATGAAATGGTTGTTTCTCTCACAAAGAAATACCAAATTCATATGTCTTTGCTACTGAAGGATTTGCAAAATCACTGGAATATGGAACGTGCTGATTTTGTACACCTCAAAGGGAAGATTTTGCTTATTTTATCCGATGACGATGATACCTTCAACGAAAGTGTGAAAGACACACTCATTTCAATTATGCCTGAACCGGTTGTTGTTACGGATATTTTAGGGGGACATCTTGCACTTATGCTTAAATTTGATAGATACCTGCAAACCATTGTTCAGTTTATCGATGCCTAA
- a CDS encoding 2-hydroxyacid dehydrogenase has product MNDKTVVLNAGLVNYDGNIDYSQIASEVVIYDETPEDKILERVDGFTIVVTKEMKVKGDIIRKFPDSVKMICEAGTGYNNIDLDAVREKGIILCNIPAYSSERVAHTAILFILNLASSMQKQIRMLSEGNHDNFHKHLMVDHVELNGKTLGVIGYGNIAKEIIKVAQALGMKILVSVRTPRGDVENIHFTTSEEVFMQSDFISLNCPLNESTRHIINKETLEMMKPTAYLINTARGALVDEKALIDALENNVIAGAGLDVQEVEPLDDASPLYTMDNVIITPHMGWRGLETRQRLVSLIRDNIGAFSKGQPINRVG; this is encoded by the coding sequence ATGAATGATAAAACTGTAGTATTAAATGCCGGCTTGGTAAATTATGATGGCAACATTGATTACTCACAGATTGCATCTGAAGTGGTAATCTATGATGAAACGCCTGAAGATAAAATTTTGGAAAGAGTTGACGGTTTTACAATCGTTGTAACGAAAGAAATGAAAGTCAAAGGTGACATTATTAGAAAGTTTCCTGATAGTGTAAAGATGATCTGTGAAGCCGGAACCGGATATAATAATATAGATTTGGATGCGGTACGCGAAAAAGGAATTATATTATGCAATATCCCTGCGTATAGCAGTGAACGAGTGGCACATACAGCAATCCTTTTTATTTTAAATCTGGCAAGCTCAATGCAAAAACAGATTCGTATGCTTTCGGAAGGTAATCATGATAATTTCCATAAGCACCTAATGGTAGACCATGTCGAATTAAACGGAAAGACATTGGGGGTTATCGGTTATGGAAATATTGCAAAAGAAATAATCAAAGTAGCACAAGCACTGGGAATGAAGATCTTAGTGTCGGTCAGAACTCCCAGAGGAGATGTGGAGAATATTCATTTTACAACAAGTGAAGAAGTTTTCATGCAAAGTGATTTTATTTCTCTTAATTGTCCTTTAAATGAATCGACAAGACATATAATCAATAAAGAAACTTTGGAAATGATGAAACCGACGGCATATTTAATCAATACTGCACGAGGAGCACTGGTTGATGAAAAGGCATTGATTGACGCATTGGAGAATAATGTAATTGCAGGTGCAGGATTAGATGTGCAAGAAGTAGAGCCGTTAGATGATGCAAGCCCATTGTATACGATGGATAATGTTATCATTACTCCGCATATGGGGTGGCGGGGGTTAGAAACAAGACAACGCTTAGTTTCATTAATCCGAGATAATATTGGAGCGTTTTCCAAAGGGCAGCCGATCAATAGAGTAGGCTAA
- the mef(A) gene encoding macrolide efflux MFS transporter Mef(A), with product MEKYNNWKLKFFTIWTGQAVSLITSAILQMAIIFYLTEKTGSAMVLSMASLVGFLPYAVLGPAIGVLVDRYDRKKIMIGADLIIAAAGAVLAIIALYMELPIWMVMVVLFIRSIGTAFHSPALNAVTPLLVPEDQLTKCAGYSQSLQSISYILSPAVAALLYSVWELNAIIAVDVIGAVIASITVMFVNIPKLKADRKSLQPNFIKELKEGIVVLRQNKGLFALLLLGTLYTFVYMPINALYPLISMEHFNGTPVHISITEIAFASGMLAGGLILGKLGSYEKRVMLIAGSFFMMGASLTVSGLLPPNGFVMFVVCCTIMGLSVPFYSGVQTAFFQEKIKPEYLGRVFSLTGSVMSLAMPLGLILSGAFADTIGVNHWFLISGILIIGIAIICPMMTEIRKLDLK from the coding sequence ATGGAAAAATACAATAATTGGAAACTGAAGTTTTTTACAATATGGACAGGTCAGGCAGTATCTTTGATTACGAGTGCTATCCTGCAAATGGCGATTATTTTTTATCTTACAGAGAAAACAGGATCCGCCATGGTCTTGTCTATGGCTTCACTGGTCGGTTTTCTGCCTTATGCGGTTTTGGGACCGGCTATTGGTGTGCTAGTGGATCGCTATGATAGAAAAAAAATAATGATTGGCGCTGATTTAATTATCGCAGCAGCCGGTGCAGTGCTGGCTATTATTGCATTGTATATGGAATTACCGATCTGGATGGTTATGGTAGTATTGTTTATCCGTAGTATTGGAACCGCTTTTCATTCCCCTGCGCTAAATGCGGTCACGCCTCTTTTAGTACCGGAAGATCAGTTGACCAAATGCGCGGGTTATAGCCAGTCCTTGCAGTCTATCAGTTATATTCTGAGCCCGGCAGTAGCGGCATTGTTATACTCTGTTTGGGAATTAAATGCAATTATAGCCGTCGATGTGATAGGTGCTGTTATTGCCAGTATCACAGTAATGTTTGTGAATATTCCGAAGCTTAAAGCAGACCGGAAAAGTTTGCAGCCAAATTTCATAAAAGAACTGAAAGAAGGGATTGTCGTACTGAGGCAAAACAAAGGATTATTTGCCTTATTACTTCTGGGAACGCTATATACATTTGTTTATATGCCAATTAATGCATTATACCCTTTAATCAGCATGGAACATTTTAATGGGACACCGGTGCATATTTCTATTACAGAAATTGCTTTTGCCTCTGGTATGTTGGCTGGAGGCTTAATATTAGGCAAGCTGGGAAGTTATGAAAAAAGGGTTATGTTAATAGCTGGTTCATTTTTTATGATGGGAGCCAGTCTGACCGTCTCGGGGCTGCTTCCTCCGAATGGATTTGTTATGTTTGTAGTTTGCTGTACGATAATGGGGCTTTCGGTGCCATTTTACAGCGGTGTGCAAACGGCTTTTTTCCAGGAAAAAATTAAACCGGAATATTTGGGACGTGTGTTTTCCCTGACAGGAAGCGTTATGTCTCTGGCCATGCCGCTTGGCTTAATCCTTTCGGGTGCCTTTGCTGATACGATTGGTGTGAACCATTGGTTTTTAATATCAGGTATTTTAATTATCGGTATTGCTATCATTTGCCCGATGATGACTGAGATTAGGAAATTAGATTTGAAATAA
- a CDS encoding nucleotidyltransferase domain-containing protein, with protein sequence MVDNIIQLVTEKLSSLSYIEGIVLGGSRARGTHTEDSDIDIGIYYDSEAFDLNVLNLLAAELDDDHRSNLVVPPGAWGAWINGGGWLVIDGYHVDLILRDMKRVEQIMKDTEQGIVTANYQTGHPHGYISVMYRGELAISKVLYNKNNGFNELKKRAEIYPAALQKGLTEFFMFETSFSLMFAKSNMGRDDTYYVCGHCFRSISSLNQVLFAVNKEYCINEKKAVKMIGSFKIKPIDYKEKVDKVISLISSDIDCTKEGIEILQGLVDEVEHLKGGIFNERTR encoded by the coding sequence ATGGTAGATAATATTATTCAATTGGTAACAGAGAAATTATCCTCTTTGTCTTATATAGAAGGCATTGTGTTAGGGGGTTCACGTGCTAGAGGAACTCATACAGAGGATTCGGATATAGATATTGGAATCTATTACGATTCAGAAGCATTTGACTTAAATGTTCTTAATCTACTTGCTGCAGAGTTGGATGACGATCATAGGAGCAACCTTGTTGTACCTCCCGGGGCATGGGGGGCTTGGATTAATGGCGGTGGATGGTTAGTCATAGACGGGTATCATGTAGATTTAATATTACGTGATATGAAACGTGTTGAACAAATAATGAAAGATACGGAGCAAGGAATTGTTACTGCCAATTATCAGACGGGGCATCCCCATGGATATATAAGTGTCATGTATCGTGGAGAATTGGCTATCAGCAAAGTATTATATAATAAAAATAACGGATTTAATGAATTAAAGAAACGGGCAGAGATTTACCCTGCTGCTTTACAGAAAGGGTTAACTGAATTTTTTATGTTTGAAACAAGTTTCTCTTTAATGTTTGCTAAGAGCAATATGGGGAGAGACGACACATACTATGTTTGTGGACATTGCTTCCGAAGCATATCTTCCCTTAATCAAGTCTTATTTGCAGTAAATAAAGAATACTGTATCAATGAGAAAAAAGCAGTTAAGATGATTGGGAGTTTTAAGATTAAGCCAATCGATTATAAGGAAAAAGTAGACAAGGTAATCTCCTTAATATCATCTGATATAGACTGTACAAAAGAAGGGATAGAGATTCTTCAAGGATTAGTAGATGAGGTGGAACATCTGAAAGGAGGAATATTTAATGAGAGGACCAGATAA
- a CDS encoding Vat family streptogramin A O-acetyltransferase: protein MRGPDKKKLYPNENIKTVCFISNLPKKPNVEIGEYTYYSDNKKSPEKFYDNIEHHYEFLGDKLIIGKFCAIAEGVKFIMNGANHRMDGITTYPFNIFGCGWEKVTPTREQLPFKGDTVIGNDVWIGQNVTIMPGVKVGDGAIIAADSTVVKDVEPYAIYGGNPSKFIKKRFSDEKIEFLLKLQWWNWDEEKIFNNLEMLTSEVDVEQLKNKSLDWE from the coding sequence ATGAGAGGACCAGATAAGAAAAAACTTTATCCGAATGAAAATATAAAGACGGTTTGTTTTATAAGCAACCTACCTAAAAAGCCCAATGTTGAAATTGGGGAATATACCTATTATAGCGATAATAAAAAGTCTCCGGAGAAGTTCTATGATAATATAGAGCATCACTATGAATTTCTGGGGGATAAACTTATAATAGGTAAGTTCTGTGCAATTGCAGAGGGGGTAAAATTTATTATGAACGGTGCTAATCACAGAATGGATGGAATAACAACTTATCCTTTTAATATCTTTGGCTGTGGGTGGGAAAAGGTGACTCCTACAAGAGAACAACTCCCTTTTAAGGGAGATACAGTAATCGGTAATGATGTCTGGATCGGCCAAAATGTAACCATTATGCCGGGAGTTAAGGTAGGTGACGGGGCGATTATTGCTGCTGACTCAACTGTAGTAAAAGATGTGGAACCCTATGCCATATATGGTGGGAATCCATCCAAGTTTATCAAGAAACGTTTCAGTGATGAAAAGATTGAATTCTTATTAAAGCTTCAATGGTGGAATTGGGATGAAGAGAAGATATTTAATAATCTTGAAATGCTGACATCAGAAGTCGATGTAGAACAATTAAAGAATAAATCCTTGGACTGGGAATGA
- a CDS encoding AraC family transcriptional regulator, with protein MDSLRSMNNALDYIEEHLTEEIDYSEISKIAYCSEYHFKRMFSFLSGISLSEYIRRRKLTLAALDLKDKNLRIIDIAVKYGYSSADSFTRAFHSMHAILPSEARSENTQIRAYPRMTFQLSIKGGCVMNYRIVKKDSFKLVGFKKRVPIIFEGVNPEIAKMSEFLTPDIIKRLKAISNVEPTGIISASTNFSEGRMEEKGELDHYIGVATLSDETAEFDVLKIDAGTWAVFEAIGPFPETLQNVWGRIYSEWFPSSGYEAVEGPEILWNESPDTGNPKYRSEIWIPAKKKE; from the coding sequence ATGGATTCTTTAAGAAGTATGAATAATGCATTAGATTACATTGAAGAGCACTTAACAGAAGAAATTGATTATAGCGAAATATCTAAAATAGCTTACTGTTCAGAGTATCATTTTAAGCGGATGTTTTCTTTTTTATCAGGCATAAGTTTATCGGAGTATATTAGAAGAAGAAAATTAACACTGGCTGCACTCGATTTAAAAGATAAGAATTTGAGGATAATCGACATTGCTGTCAAATATGGCTATAGTTCGGCTGATTCATTTACCCGTGCTTTTCATTCTATGCACGCTATTCTTCCTTCGGAAGCCAGAAGTGAGAATACACAAATAAGAGCTTATCCTAGAATGACCTTTCAATTATCAATAAAAGGAGGATGTGTAATGAATTATCGCATTGTTAAGAAAGATTCATTTAAGTTAGTAGGTTTTAAGAAGAGAGTTCCGATTATTTTTGAAGGTGTCAATCCGGAAATTGCTAAAATGAGTGAATTTTTGACCCCTGATATTATCAAACGATTAAAAGCAATTTCAAATGTAGAGCCAACGGGGATTATTAGTGCGTCTACTAACTTTTCGGAAGGAAGAATGGAAGAAAAGGGCGAGCTGGATCATTACATCGGAGTGGCGACTTTAAGTGATGAAACGGCGGAATTTGATGTATTGAAGATCGATGCCGGAACTTGGGCAGTATTCGAGGCAATCGGGCCATTTCCGGAAACACTTCAAAATGTGTGGGGCAGAATATACTCAGAATGGTTTCCATCTTCAGGTTATGAAGCAGTTGAAGGCCCTGAGATTTTGTGGAATGAGAGTCCGGACACCGGAAATCCCAAGTATAGAAGTGAAATCTGGATTCCGGCCAAGAAAAAAGAATGA
- a CDS encoding ArsR/SmtB family transcription factor, with amino-acid sequence MDKKEQIKMLQEDFKNARSILTAIGDETRQIILLVLMESDCKSGMRVGEITAKTHLSRPAVSHQLRILKDIGLVKMREEGTKNFYHIDASEELNALKKLVMDIEYLMKSSM; translated from the coding sequence ATGGATAAAAAAGAACAAATTAAGATGCTACAAGAAGATTTTAAAAATGCACGATCGATTTTAACCGCAATCGGGGATGAAACACGTCAGATCATACTTCTGGTTTTAATGGAATCCGATTGTAAAAGCGGGATGCGTGTCGGTGAAATTACAGCCAAAACGCACCTTTCCCGGCCTGCTGTGTCACATCAACTGAGAATATTAAAGGATATAGGGCTTGTAAAGATGAGAGAGGAAGGGACTAAAAACTTTTATCATATCGATGCTTCCGAAGAATTAAATGCATTGAAAAAATTAGTTATGGATATTGAGTATTTGATGAAATCGAGTATGTGA
- a CDS encoding nitroreductase family protein, with protein MNSIIKIDVEKCIGCGLCCKDCPSHVLVLKKGKAAILAEKCLECGHCVAICPTEAFTMSGYDMDEVKTYDKNSFGIDEDILLNTIQFRRSVRHYKDKQVEKEVIKKIIEAGRFTPTGSNKQRVRYIVAQKSIPMFENEALKTFKKLKRLLEIAGKFIKLPYDVSRYKLEPGFFFHGAPTVLFIISDDTVDASLASMSMELMAESMGLGTLYVGFFAVAAKRSNRIRKELGLTKKENVVTCLAMGYPDVKYMRTVPRKKSEVEWR; from the coding sequence ATGAATAGTATTATAAAGATTGACGTGGAAAAATGTATTGGCTGTGGGCTATGTTGCAAAGACTGTCCCAGTCATGTACTTGTACTGAAAAAAGGGAAAGCTGCAATATTGGCTGAAAAATGCCTTGAATGCGGCCATTGCGTTGCTATATGTCCCACAGAGGCTTTTACTATGAGCGGATATGATATGGATGAAGTGAAAACTTATGATAAAAATAGCTTCGGTATCGATGAAGATATTCTTCTCAACACAATACAGTTCAGACGATCGGTAAGGCACTATAAAGATAAGCAGGTAGAAAAGGAGGTAATTAAGAAAATAATAGAAGCAGGGCGCTTTACCCCTACCGGAAGCAATAAGCAAAGGGTAAGATATATCGTTGCGCAAAAAAGTATTCCTATGTTTGAAAATGAGGCACTGAAAACCTTCAAGAAGCTGAAGCGCCTGTTGGAAATTGCGGGCAAATTTATTAAGCTCCCTTATGACGTAAGCAGATACAAATTAGAGCCGGGCTTCTTTTTCCACGGAGCGCCAACAGTTCTCTTTATTATTTCCGATGATACTGTGGATGCCTCACTTGCATCGATGAGTATGGAATTGATGGCTGAGTCTATGGGGCTCGGTACACTGTATGTTGGGTTTTTTGCAGTGGCGGCGAAACGAAGCAATAGGATTAGAAAAGAGCTGGGTCTTACGAAAAAAGAAAATGTGGTAACCTGTCTTGCAATGGGATATCCCGATGTTAAATATATGCGGACCGTGCCCAGGAAAAAATCTGAAGTTGAATGGAGATAA
- a CDS encoding nitroreductase family protein — protein sequence MRSAIENRVSRRKFEKKPVTALEKENIVSLIYQLNEVSGLTMEFKEDGSGAFGKLRKSYGLFTNVRSLILMKGKKDDKDLKEKIGYYGEDLVLAITDLGLGTCWVGGTFDKNELPIDSGEELICVVVVGKVEAPSLTEKMVRSVIHRKVKAMEERIISDRPLPQWVQNGMKAVLFAPSAMNTQKVMFKYENNILSAQIADDYSMDLIDLGIAKKHFEIEAGGKFELGNGGRRYL from the coding sequence ATGCGCAGTGCAATAGAAAACAGAGTTTCGCGGAGAAAATTTGAAAAGAAACCGGTTACAGCTTTGGAAAAAGAAAATATAGTTTCTCTTATTTATCAATTAAACGAAGTATCCGGTTTAACAATGGAATTTAAGGAAGATGGAAGCGGTGCCTTTGGGAAGTTAAGGAAAAGTTACGGACTGTTTACCAATGTACGTTCTCTTATATTGATGAAAGGCAAGAAAGATGATAAAGATTTGAAGGAGAAGATTGGATATTACGGAGAAGATTTAGTTCTTGCTATCACTGATTTAGGTTTGGGAACATGCTGGGTTGGAGGCACCTTTGATAAGAATGAATTACCTATTGATAGTGGCGAGGAATTGATTTGCGTTGTAGTGGTAGGTAAGGTGGAAGCGCCCTCATTGACAGAAAAAATGGTGCGATCAGTTATACATAGAAAAGTAAAGGCTATGGAAGAACGAATCATAAGCGATCGCCCTTTACCACAATGGGTACAAAACGGAATGAAAGCCGTTTTATTTGCTCCGAGTGCTATGAATACACAAAAAGTAATGTTTAAGTATGAGAACAACATCTTAAGCGCTCAGATTGCGGATGACTATTCAATGGATCTGATTGATTTAGGCATTGCAAAGAAACATTTCGAGATAGAGGCGGGAGGAAAATTTGAACTTGGGAATGGAGGCAGGAGGTATCTGTGA
- a CDS encoding winged helix-turn-helix transcriptional regulator — MILYERKVMAWKIKKSLNNITHKMLSQQLKELESDGFIHREAYSQIPPASIPKFKFSSRLYLEMFLCNA; from the coding sequence ATGATACTATATGAAAGGAAAGTAATGGCATGGAAAATAAAAAAGTCCCTGAACAACATTACTCATAAAATGTTAAGCCAACAGTTGAAAGAACTGGAATCAGACGGGTTCATACATAGGGAGGCATATTCACAGATACCTCCTGCCTCCATTCCCAAGTTCAAATTTTCCTCCCGCCTCTATCTCGAAATGTTTCTTTGCAATGCCTAA
- a CDS encoding methyltransferase family protein: protein MNAFFTLIPLILIRFGLLRLLDKGALKRAAFFAPLLGKEKAAYWFYQISNISIFVYLCFLEVTTDLYWFYVGLVIYGLGVILCFISVSNFAKPAENGINVKGLYRISRNPMYVAYFVYFLGCSLLTQSLILLAMLLVFQISAHWIILSEERWCIKKFGEEYINYMNKVRRYI, encoded by the coding sequence ATGAATGCGTTTTTCACATTAATACCACTGATACTTATAAGGTTCGGGCTTTTACGTTTATTAGATAAGGGGGCATTGAAGCGTGCCGCTTTTTTTGCACCGCTGCTAGGAAAAGAAAAAGCGGCATATTGGTTTTATCAGATTTCAAACATATCGATTTTTGTATATCTGTGCTTCCTCGAAGTTACGACTGATTTATACTGGTTTTATGTAGGTTTGGTGATATATGGTTTAGGAGTCATATTGTGCTTTATATCCGTATCAAATTTTGCAAAGCCTGCGGAGAATGGGATTAATGTGAAAGGACTTTATCGTATTTCCCGCAACCCGATGTATGTGGCATATTTTGTTTATTTTTTAGGTTGCAGCTTGCTTACACAGTCGTTGATATTGCTTGCAATGCTATTAGTTTTTCAAATATCAGCGCACTGGATTATCCTTTCAGAAGAAAGATGGTGTATAAAGAAGTTCGGGGAAGAGTACATAAATTATATGAATAAAGTACGGCGTTATATTTAG
- a CDS encoding GNAT family N-acetyltransferase — translation MNIRDIASNDYTGVDELMQQLHKVHVKGRPDLYTDLEHPYSEKEFTELILNPEVISILAEEDAEIVGICFANIKNKSGMVKMRTAYIDDLVIKEEYRQKGIAKQLFGEIERRAKSLGAERMDLMVWSFNENACKLYESLGMTPQRFIYEKQL, via the coding sequence ATGAATATTAGGGATATTGCATCCAATGATTACACTGGTGTTGATGAATTAATGCAGCAGTTACATAAAGTGCATGTAAAAGGTCGCCCCGATTTATATACAGATTTAGAACATCCATATTCTGAAAAAGAGTTTACTGAATTAATATTAAACCCAGAGGTTATTTCGATTTTAGCAGAGGAAGATGCTGAAATTGTGGGAATATGTTTTGCAAATATAAAAAACAAAAGTGGAATGGTTAAAATGCGCACAGCGTATATAGATGATTTGGTAATAAAAGAAGAGTATCGGCAAAAAGGAATTGCAAAACAGTTATTTGGTGAAATAGAAAGAAGAGCAAAAAGTTTAGGAGCGGAACGAATGGATTTAATGGTTTGGTCATTCAATGAAAATGCATGTAAGTTATATGAATCGCTTGGTATGACGCCGCAGAGATTTATTTATGAAAAGCAGCTATAA